A region from the Zonotrichia albicollis isolate bZonAlb1 chromosome 17, bZonAlb1.hap1, whole genome shotgun sequence genome encodes:
- the CYP24A1 gene encoding 1,25-dihydroxyvitamin D(3) 24-hydroxylase, mitochondrial, producing MGGCSILLLLLARRPLRARTCGRAASSLSALRPAETLPGPPSWPLMGSLPDVLWKGGLKRQHETLAQYHRRFGKIFRMKLGAFDSVHIAAPCLLEALYRRESACPQRLEIKPWKAYRDYRGEAYGLLILEGKDWQRVRSAFQKKLMKPREVVKLDTAINEVLEDFMYRIDEICDHNGQMEDIYSEFNKWSFESICLVLYGKRFGLLQQDVEEESLNFIKAVKTMMATFGMMMVTPVELHKGLNTKVWQAHTKAWDDIFRTAKHSIDSRLQKHSADPQGDFLCDIYSGGQLSRKELYAAIAELQIAGVETTANSLLWALYNLSRNPHVQQKLFQEIQRVLGAQQSPSAESLRSMPYLKACLKESMRLTPSVPFTTRTIDTEMVLGNYMLPKGTVLMINSHALGCSEDYFRGWAEFRPERWLHRGSIQPFSHVPFGIGRRMCVGRRLAELQLHLALCWLIRRYRVLATDQEPLETLHSGILIPGRALPIALQPRAGGKK from the exons ATGGGCGGCTgcagcatcctcctcctcctgctggccCGCCGGCCGCTCCGTGCCCGCACCTGCGGCCGCGCCGCGTCCTCGCTGAGCGCGCTGCGGCCGGCGGAGACGCTGCCCGGGCCGCCCAGCTGGCCGCTGATGGGCAGCCTGCCCGACGTGCTCTGGAAAGGGGGGCTCAAGAGGCAGCACGAGACCCTG GCTCAGTACCACCGGCGCTTCGGGAAGATTTTCCGCATGAAGCTGGGCGCCTTCGACTCGGTGCACATCGCGGCGCCGTGCCTGCTGGAGGCTCTGTACCGCCGCGAGAGCGCCTGTCCCCAGCGCCTCGAGATCAAGCCCTGGAAAGCCTATCGCGACTATCGCGGCGAAGCCTACGGGCTGCTCATCCT ggagggaaaggactggcagagggtcagaagtgcctttcagaagaagctgaTGAAGCCCCGGGAGGTTGTGAAGCTGGACACGGCGATCAATGAG GTCCTGGAGGACTTTATGTACAGAATAGATGAGATTTGTGACCACAATGGCCAGATGGAAGATATCTATTCAGAATTCAACAAATGGTCTTTTGAAA GTATCTGCCTGGTGCTGTATGGAAAGCGGTTTggcctcctgcagcaggacGTGGAAGAGGAAAGTCTGAACTTCATCAAGGCTGTAAAAACG ATGATGGCCACCTTCGGGATGATGATGGTGACCCCTGTGGAGCTGCACAAGGGGCTCAACACCAAGGTCTGGCAAGCTCACACCAAAGCATGGGATGATATATTCAGAACAG ccaAGCACTCCATCGACAGCCGGCTGCAGAAGCACTCTGCCGACCCACAGGGGGATTTTCTGTGTGACATCTACTCGGGGGGACAGCTGTCCAGGAAGGAGCTGTACGCTGCCATCGCTGAGCTGCAGATCGCCGGCGTCGAGACG ACAGCCAACAGTTTGCTGTGGGCTCTGTACAACCTCTCCCGCAATCCCCACGTCCAGCAGAAGCTTTTCCAGGAAATCCAGAGAGTTTTGGGTGCTCAGCAGAGCCCGAGTGCTGAGAGCCTGAGGAGCATGCCCTACCTAAAAGCCTGTCTGAAAGAATCCATGAg ATTAACCCCATCAGTGCCTTTCACCACCCGCACCATCGACACAGAAATGGTTCTGGGAAATTACATGCTGCCCAAAGGG ACGGTGCTGATGATCAACAGCcacgccctgggctgcagcgaGGACTATttcaggggctgggcagagttcaGGCCCGAGCGCTGGCTGCACAGGGGCTCCATCCAGCCCTTCTCCCACGTGCCCTTCGGCATCGGCAGGAGGATGTGCGTGGGGCGCCGCCTGgccgagctgcagctgcacctggcCCTCTGCTGG ctgatCCGCAGGTACCGCGTGCTGGCCACGGACCAGGAGCCGCTGGAGacgctgcactcggggatcctcATCCCCGGCAGGGCCCTGCCCATCGCCCTCCAGCCACGAGCAG GTGGCAAGAAATAa
- the PFDN4 gene encoding prefoldin subunit 4 — translation MAATMKKAAAEDVNVTFEDQQKINKFARNTSRITELKEEIEVKKKQLQNLEDACDDIMLLDDADSHLIPYQIGDVFISHSLEETQEMLEEAKRSLQEEIEALESRVESIQSVLSDLKVQLYAKFGNNINLEAEDS, via the exons ATGGCCGCCACCATGAAGAAAGCg GCTGCAGAAGATGTCAATGTCACCTTTGAAGATCAACAGAAAATTAACAAGTTTGCAAGAAACACCAGCAGGATCACAGAGCtgaaagaagaaatagaagTGAAAAAG aagcagctgcagaacCTGGAGGATGCCTGTGATGACATCATGCTGCTGGATGATGCTGACTCCCACCTGATTCCCTACCAGATCGGGGATGTCTTCATCAGTCACTCCCTGGAGGAGACTCAGGAGATGCTGGAGGAGGCCAAG aggAGTTTACAGGAGGAAATTGAGGCGCTGGAGTCCCGAGTGGAGTCCATCCAGAGCGTGCTGTCTGACCTCAAAGTCCAGCTCTATGCAAAGTTTGGGAATAACATAAACCTGGAGGCTGAGGACAGTTAA